Below is a window of Enterobacter kobei DNA.
GCAGCAGATCGACATAGTCGGCCATGTGTTTGCCCGCCAGCGTGAACAGCTCTTCGATGGCGGTGGGATCGGTGATCACCGTCGGGCCTGCGTCAAAAGTAAAACCCTGATCTTCATAAACATAAGCGCGACCGCCGGGCTTGTCGCGCTGCTCCAGCAGCAGCGTGGGAATGCCTGCCGCCTGCAGGCGGATCGCTAAAGCCAGGCCGCCGAAACCAGCACCTATTACTACTGTTTTATTCATCACTGAACGCTCGCAGCCGGGGAGTGTGTTTGAGTACGGCCTGTAAGGCTTCGCCCACCGGTACCGGTGGTTTGCCCGTCAGGATCCGCGCTTTGTCGGCCAGGGTAAGCTGACCGGCGTAAAAGCGGGCGATAAGCCCTGGGTTGAGTCGGTAAAAACGTTGCATCACCTGCCAGCGCCTGTCAGGGCGTCCGGCAAGAAACAGCATACGATTGAGTACGCGGAAAAAACGCTGGCGACGCCACTGTTGCTGCGCGTAATCCCGCGTCAGCGCGAACAGCGCGCCGGACGACAGGTCGCGTTGATCAGCGATCACATCAGCCAGCGCCGCCGCCTGCGGCAGGGAGTAGCCGGTCGTGGAGTGGAACAGCCCGGCGCGCAGTCCGCTACAGGGTTGGCCCGCTTTCTGCTGCCAGAACGCGCGACAGTCTCCCGCCAGGGTGATCGGCAGGTTGCCCTGCTCTTCACGCTCCAGCGTCTCCAGCGCCCAGCCCTGCGCCGCCGCGTAGTCGGCGATATGCTGGCGCGCCTGATCGTTACCAAGCGTGGCGCGATCGATGTAATGGGTATCTTCAATCAGCAGGCTGTCGGCGGAGAGCGGCAGCGTATAGACAAAGCGGTAGCCCGCCGACTGATC
It encodes the following:
- the crtY gene encoding lycopene beta-cyclase CrtY; this translates as MTRQYDLILVGGGLANGLIAWRLRQRQPQLKVLLLEAGAEPGGNHTWSFHHEDLTPAQHAWIAPLVAHRWPGYDVRFPALTRRFDGGYLSITSERFALEITQALGDSLRTQTPVSALTPQTVTLADGAVLHAGAVIDGRGYQPGEHLTIGAQAFLGQQWRLSQPHGLTRPLLMDATVDQSAGYRFVYTLPLSADSLLIEDTHYIDRATLGNDQARQHIADYAAAQGWALETLEREEQGNLPITLAGDCRAFWQQKAGQPCSGLRAGLFHSTTGYSLPQAAALADVIADQRDLSSGALFALTRDYAQQQWRRQRFFRVLNRMLFLAGRPDRRWQVMQRFYRLNPGLIARFYAGQLTLADKARILTGKPPVPVGEALQAVLKHTPRLRAFSDE